The Syngnathus typhle isolate RoL2023-S1 ecotype Sweden linkage group LG3, RoL_Styp_1.0, whole genome shotgun sequence genome window below encodes:
- the LOC133150857 gene encoding coiled-coil domain-containing protein R3HCC1L-like, with protein sequence METELPKNDGASDAPTTSQSKKPSQAPHMPKKRLNASKDKPHIEGDVKPRPRPRYTDKARKNAKNKKDKAGGTGDEQAPVEMDRAELQTAHGEVERLQGAEVSNGQLESSDVTNASHHDEKEQEDSWDTLFNDDGDCLNQRLLEELSLSEGRKKSSIQEARFDYYNMQRFDDDVMDESDEDLSHVIEIYDIAPECKTEDLFKLFQGYQQRGFDIKWVDDTHALGIFSSPSSAREALRSKNPLMKVRPLSKSTPETKAAARSFSESPISGKERPQTSAALARRLVVGALGVKSNVTKEQREAEKRKLQEAREQKRLAAKQREDVWEGK encoded by the exons ATGGAAACGGAACTACCAAAGAACGACGGTGCTTCAGACGCACCGACTACGTCTCAGTCCAAGAAGCCAAGCCAGGCTCCTCATATGCCAAAGAAACGACTCAACGCATCGAAAGACAAACCTCACATAGAGGGAGATGTAAAACCAAGACCCAGGCCTCGCTACACGGACAAGGCTCGAAAGAACGCCAAAAACAAGAAAGACAAGGCAGGGGGAACAGGAGATGAGCAAGCGCCTGTTGAAATGGATAGAGCTGAGCTGCAGACTGCTCACGGAGAGGTTGAGCGGCTACAGGGTGCAGAGGTGTCCAATGGACAGCTTGAGTCTTCTGATGTAACCAATGCGTCCCATCATGACGAGAAGGAACAAGAGGACAGTTGGGACACCTTATTTAACGATGATGGAGATTGTCTCAATCAGCGACTGCTTGAAGAG CTATCTTTGAGTGAAGGTCGCAAGAAGTCGTCAATCCAAGAGGCCAGATTTGATTACTACAACATGCAGCGGTTTGATGATGACGTCATGGACGAGAGTGACGAAGACCTCTCTCATGTCATCGAGATCTACGATATTGCTCCAGAGTGTAAAACCGAGGATCTTTTCAAGTTATTTCAGGGATACCA ACAGAGAGGATTCGATATCAAATGGGTTGACGATACCCACGCTCTAGGTATCTTTTCAAGCCCATCTTCAG CTCGTGAAGCATTAAGATCCAAAAATCCACTGATGAAGGTGCGGCCACTCTCCAAATCCACTCCGGAGACAAAGGCCGCGGCTCGCAGCTTCTCTG AGTCCCCCATTTCTGGTAAGGAGAGGCCTCAGACCAGTGCAGCTCTGGCTCGCAGGCTTGTGGTTGGTGCCCTCGGCGTGAAAAGCAACGTAACAAAGGAGCAGCGGGAGGCAGAGAAGAGGAAGCTCCAGGAGGCCAGAG AACAAAAGCGTCTGGCAGCCAAACAGAGGGAAGATGTTTGGGAGGGAAAGTAA
- the LOC133150854 gene encoding cartilage acidic protein 1-like isoform X1 translates to MRAAGFLVLLFGLWEQSHSQNSEPMFQEVTQTILPTDTLHNPTQLNYGMAVTDVDGDGDLEVVVAGYNGPNLVLKFDRTQNKMVNIAIDDSTSPYYALRDVAGNAIGVTACDVDGDGREEIYFLNTNNAYSGRATYFDKLFKFRNGRFEDLLSDELNVRRGVASRMAGRSVACVDRKGTGRYSIYVANYASGNVGPHALLEMDVAASDVANGVIALSDVAVTAGVNKLTGGRGVVVGPILSDAKSDVFCDNEGGPNFLFKNNGDGTFVDVARQAGVADQRQHGRGVALADFNGDGKTDIVYGNWNGPHRLYLQGSNSNFRNIATTEFESPSPIRTVIAADFDNDRNLEVFFNNIAYRGNAPNRIFRVSRRAIADPLIQELNVGDAAEPQGRGTGGTVTDVDGDGQLDLLLAHGESAAQPISVFKVTQGSTNKWLRVIPRTQFGSYARGAKVTVFTKKSGAHMRIIDGGSGYLCEMEPVAHFGLGNDDVSVLEVSWPDGSVITRVLQAGEMKSVVEVAYPANTEMSTLGNDTECGEGFTVKNGRCAGI, encoded by the exons ATGCGGGCTGCAGGATTTTTGGTCCTCCTGTTTGGACTCTGGGAGCAGTCCCACTCTCAAAACAGCGAACCAATGTTTCAGGAAGTTACACAGACCATCCTTCCTACCGACACGCTGCATAATCCAACACAGCTCAATTATGGGATGGCAGTAACTGACGTGGACGGTGATGGCGATCTCGAAGTTGTGGTGGCCGG ATACAACGGACCTAACCTGGTGTTGAAATTTGACCGCACTCAGAATAAGATGGTAAACATTGCTATTGATGACAGTACCTCACCTTACTACGCTTTGAGGGATGTAGCTGGGAACGCTATTGGGGTTACAGCCTGTGATGTGGACGGAGATGGACGGGAGGAAATCTATTTCCTCAACACAAATAATGCCTACTCTG GACGAGCCACTTACTTCGACAAGCTCTTCAAGTTTCGTAATGGTCGCTTTGAAGATCTGCTCAGTGATGAGCTCAATGTGCGTCGTGGTGTTGCTAGCCGCATGGCAGGACGTTCTGTGGCATGCGTTGACAGAAAG GGAACAGGCCGCTACTCAATCTATGTGGCAAACTATGCCAGCGGCAACGTCGGACCCCACGCTCTCTTAGAGATGGACGTGGCTGCCAGTGATGTGGCGAATGGCGTTATTGCCTTGTCTGACGTCGCCGTCACAGCCGGAGTCAACAAGCTCACTG GTGGACGTGGAGTTGTGGTTGGACCCATCCTCAGTGATGCAAAATCTGATGTTTTCTGTGACAATGAAGGAGGGCCCAACTTCCTATTCAAAAACAATGGGGATGGGACTTTTGTTGACGTCGCCAGGCAGGCAG GTGTGGCAGACCAAAGACAACATGGTCGAGGAGTAGCACTGGCTGATTTTAATGGCGATGGAAAGACCGACATTGTCTATGGCAACTGGAACGGCCCTCACAGGCTTTACCTGCAGGGGAGCAACTCTAATTTCAGG AATATCGCCACGACAGAATTCGAATCTCCCTCTCCGATTCGCACAGTTATAGCTGCTGACTTTGACAATGACAGGAATCTTGAAGTGTTTTTCAACAATATTGCCTACAGAGGCAATGCCCCCAACAGGATCTTTAG ggtGTCAAGAAGAGCTATCGCTGACCCTTTAATCCAAGAGCTCAATGTGGGAGATGCTGCAGAGCCTCAAGGCAGAGGAACAG GCGGTACTGTGACCGACGTGGATGGAGACGGGCAGCTGGACCTTCTGCTGGCACACGGTGAAAGCGCAGCCCAACCAATTTCTGTCTTCAAAGTCACACAG GGCTCAACCAATAAATGGCTTCGAGTCATCCCTCGCACCCAGTTTGGTTCATATGCGCGAGGTGCTAAGGTGACGGTCTTCACCAAAAAGAGTGGAGCCCATATGCGCATCATTGACGGAGGTTCCGGGTACCTGTGCGAGATGGAACCCGTTGCTCACTTTGGTTTAG GAAACGATGATGTGTCTGTGCTGGAGGTCTCTTGGCCTGACGGTAGCGTCATCACACGTGTCCTTCAAGCTGGTGAAATGAAGTCAGTGGTGGAAGTAGCATATCCCGCTAACACAGAAATGTCCACGCTTGGCAATGACACAGAG tgtggTGAAGGTTTTACTGTGAAGAATGGCCGCTGTGCAG GCATCTGA
- the LOC133150854 gene encoding cartilage acidic protein 1-like isoform X2 — MRAAGFLVLLFGLWEQSHSQNSEPMFQEVTQTILPTDTLHNPTQLNYGMAVTDVDGDGDLEVVVAGYNGPNLVLKFDRTQNKMVNIAIDDSTSPYYALRDVAGNAIGVTACDVDGDGREEIYFLNTNNAYSGRATYFDKLFKFRNGRFEDLLSDELNVRRGVASRMAGRSVACVDRKGTGRYSIYVANYASGNVGPHALLEMDVAASDVANGVIALSDVAVTAGGRGVVVGPILSDAKSDVFCDNEGGPNFLFKNNGDGTFVDVARQAGVADQRQHGRGVALADFNGDGKTDIVYGNWNGPHRLYLQGSNSNFRNIATTEFESPSPIRTVIAADFDNDRNLEVFFNNIAYRGNAPNRIFRVSRRAIADPLIQELNVGDAAEPQGRGTGGTVTDVDGDGQLDLLLAHGESAAQPISVFKVTQGSTNKWLRVIPRTQFGSYARGAKVTVFTKKSGAHMRIIDGGSGYLCEMEPVAHFGLGNDDVSVLEVSWPDGSVITRVLQAGEMKSVVEVAYPANTEMSTLGNDTECGEGFTVKNGRCAGI, encoded by the exons ATGCGGGCTGCAGGATTTTTGGTCCTCCTGTTTGGACTCTGGGAGCAGTCCCACTCTCAAAACAGCGAACCAATGTTTCAGGAAGTTACACAGACCATCCTTCCTACCGACACGCTGCATAATCCAACACAGCTCAATTATGGGATGGCAGTAACTGACGTGGACGGTGATGGCGATCTCGAAGTTGTGGTGGCCGG ATACAACGGACCTAACCTGGTGTTGAAATTTGACCGCACTCAGAATAAGATGGTAAACATTGCTATTGATGACAGTACCTCACCTTACTACGCTTTGAGGGATGTAGCTGGGAACGCTATTGGGGTTACAGCCTGTGATGTGGACGGAGATGGACGGGAGGAAATCTATTTCCTCAACACAAATAATGCCTACTCTG GACGAGCCACTTACTTCGACAAGCTCTTCAAGTTTCGTAATGGTCGCTTTGAAGATCTGCTCAGTGATGAGCTCAATGTGCGTCGTGGTGTTGCTAGCCGCATGGCAGGACGTTCTGTGGCATGCGTTGACAGAAAG GGAACAGGCCGCTACTCAATCTATGTGGCAAACTATGCCAGCGGCAACGTCGGACCCCACGCTCTCTTAGAGATGGACGTGGCTGCCAGTGATGTGGCGAATGGCGTTATTGCCTTGTCTGACGTCGCCGTCACAGCC GGTGGACGTGGAGTTGTGGTTGGACCCATCCTCAGTGATGCAAAATCTGATGTTTTCTGTGACAATGAAGGAGGGCCCAACTTCCTATTCAAAAACAATGGGGATGGGACTTTTGTTGACGTCGCCAGGCAGGCAG GTGTGGCAGACCAAAGACAACATGGTCGAGGAGTAGCACTGGCTGATTTTAATGGCGATGGAAAGACCGACATTGTCTATGGCAACTGGAACGGCCCTCACAGGCTTTACCTGCAGGGGAGCAACTCTAATTTCAGG AATATCGCCACGACAGAATTCGAATCTCCCTCTCCGATTCGCACAGTTATAGCTGCTGACTTTGACAATGACAGGAATCTTGAAGTGTTTTTCAACAATATTGCCTACAGAGGCAATGCCCCCAACAGGATCTTTAG ggtGTCAAGAAGAGCTATCGCTGACCCTTTAATCCAAGAGCTCAATGTGGGAGATGCTGCAGAGCCTCAAGGCAGAGGAACAG GCGGTACTGTGACCGACGTGGATGGAGACGGGCAGCTGGACCTTCTGCTGGCACACGGTGAAAGCGCAGCCCAACCAATTTCTGTCTTCAAAGTCACACAG GGCTCAACCAATAAATGGCTTCGAGTCATCCCTCGCACCCAGTTTGGTTCATATGCGCGAGGTGCTAAGGTGACGGTCTTCACCAAAAAGAGTGGAGCCCATATGCGCATCATTGACGGAGGTTCCGGGTACCTGTGCGAGATGGAACCCGTTGCTCACTTTGGTTTAG GAAACGATGATGTGTCTGTGCTGGAGGTCTCTTGGCCTGACGGTAGCGTCATCACACGTGTCCTTCAAGCTGGTGAAATGAAGTCAGTGGTGGAAGTAGCATATCCCGCTAACACAGAAATGTCCACGCTTGGCAATGACACAGAG tgtggTGAAGGTTTTACTGTGAAGAATGGCCGCTGTGCAG GCATCTGA